GGACTTGATTGGGCTTTTGCTCCGAGGGTATAAAATTTGCAATAGTGACATCATTGGGAAGCACCGCTACCTAGCATTGCCTCATTTCTGGAGTTCCGTGTGAATGCCTGTGAGGTAAGAGTTGTTACATTTGCATAGCGGACTAGTTGTTATGCAGAATTACTCGAGACTGCTTTATTTTTAGTGTGGACTGAGGAGCCGAACTGGATGCTTGTATTGGTCATCGTTAAAGGGCATCCTTGTGTGGGTTAAACCGATGGTTATCAGGTACTTTATTATTCTTAATAAAGGTTTGTTTAAATCCTTTAATTAGCAATCTTTTAATCTTTAACCGTTTAGCTACCCAGCTAACGGTTGGCTAAGCAATGTTGCAGCAGGCTTTGGGCTTTCGTGTTTGTATGAACATCTGTTAGAGTTGCTTCCACGTCTGCTTGTGTGACTATTAGGACGCTGGACTGTTTGAAAAAAGATTTACCTTATAGTTGTAACCGATCTTCCAGACAATGTGATCTTGGCTGGTGTGGTTGACCTACTGGACCAGGCCATCAGTGCGGCAGTATTTAGGAGAGTTGCCGCTGGATCTGTGCCTTGAGTTCGATGTAATTCTTATCTTCCGCTCTAGCTCGCGATATTGGGGAAAAGGCCCCCGGGGTGGCGTAGTCGGTTATCTTGAATAATGGTTCAAATGTAATTGTAGGGAGAAAGGTTGTTAGGTTATCTAAACCCAGACCCTATTTAGTACTGCCACATTATGAAATGCCCATGACACAATTTCTCATTATGACTTACATTTTAGCAGCTATAGCACCAGCAATCTCAAGTAAATATCCACCAACTTCATGAGTCACTGGAATTTCATTGATGTGGTacagcaataaaatatatatatatatatatatatatatatatatatatatatatatatatatatatatatatatatatatacaccatgctTTAAATGTATGATCAATCAAGGTTTCCAATGGGATTTGTAGTCTCTTGGCACAAAGATCAATTTGTTATTTGTCCCCATACTGACCTGTTTTCCCAGATTAACAGATGACACTGGTGATAGTAAATAGAAATGGGAATGCAGCCATGTATCCATCTGTAACCATTTGCACTTTGATCTTAAATAAAATCCCTACATCCAGATACTCCTCATTTGTTTCACTGTCATCAtatgaaatgtttcatttgttaTCGATATATGTTAGccatgcaaaaaaagaaaaaaaaaacagctgttcACCAattccaaataaacaaataaatgaaattaggGTACAAGAGCAGTTTTAAAACTtctataaaaagaaaacaaaatcttGAAAATATTGACTACTTCTAGCCACCTATCAGGTTTTGTTGCTCAAGTTTGAGGTAGGCCTTGTCTCCTGTTCTAAGGGGAACCCCTCTGGCATTGTTTGCCACCTCATGTGTGACATCCTGGTCCACACAAAGGCTGCGATCACTGGCTAACTATTCAACACCAAGCTTACCTGAGGGGAGAAATCAGTAAAGAAAGTTGTGAATAGGGTGTTGGACAAGAGAATATGTCAAGCTGCAAATAATGTCAACTCTGAATAGTTAGTCAATGCATGATAATAGGACAATAGATATAACTGTTAGAGACTTACTGCAGAGACTATAATGTAAAGTGGAAATTCTATACTCCAAGAGAAAAATGGGTTCCATAATGTTAATGACTCATAGCTTACTCTCTGTTGTAAGTATTTTATAGGCATTTGAAGAGGTCCCCAGAGCAAAAACTCCAAAACAAATGTCTCAGGTTAACTATGTCTGTCCCTGTTgcctgagaagggaatgagatgATGCATCATGGCTTGATGCTATGGTAACCACCTTCGTTGAACTGGTGTCTGAAGCATGTGTGAACACATGCCAGTGTTTAATTGGCCGAGGGGTCAGGTGATGTAGCAGCGCATGTCAGCAGGGCCTTAAATtaacatctacatcagcattaGGCAGTGGAAGATGCTACACCCCTGGTGGGCAATGCCCAAAAGAATGGGCTATAGCATCTACAACCCAATGAGATGAACGAAATAAACGTAAGGGATGCACCTCTTAGACCCCTGGTGAAAAACCTATCCTTGGACCTAGCTTGAATTTGATGAGCATGAGCATCAATTTTGGCCTGTAACCAAACAGGTAGGACACTGCCCACCTGACCTTCTTGGGTGCTAAGGAATGTTGCGGGAAGGAATGAATGCATAATCAGGGAACAACGAGAGAAAATGGTTCTGGACTCTGCAGTGGGCTGGACATTTCAGAAGGCTGGTGGTGTGTGGGTTTTGTACCTGTCTGATAGGATATGTAGAACCCATTGAAATATGCTTGGCAGTAACTGTAACACTGCCAATTGATTTGATGCAGTATGGCTTATATGGCAGGCCAGACGCGTTTGAAACCTTGAAGCTGCACACTGGCAGAAAGATCGTAGACAGGTTGAAAAGTCATAGATGGCGGGATTGGCAGGAGTGCCCCTTGAAATTGTGGGGGAGGGAGACGAGGACACGATGACAGGACAGTGATGGAAAAGACCCTTGCACGTCGCTGGCTGAAGCTTGACCCCCTGGTACCTGTTGACAACAATGCTTACAGCGTTGCTGAAAAGACCCTGAGGTGAAATTAAGGGGGGGAAACAAGAAAGGGCTTCTCCTTGTCCCTAATCCCAGGGAGGTTGAGCCACAGATGCCTTTCTGTGTCTAAAATGGCTGCCATAGACAGCCAATGGAGTGAGCCATCAGCTTGGTGGCACAGAATTTTATACATATAAGATATGCTTACAGTCACCTAAGTACTCTAAGTACTATGTGACTGTTAAATTATGGGTCATTCATCAACACATGCTTATGAGTATGAAGAAAATCAGTGTTACTGAATCTTTTTTAAATCTTATGCATcgttaaataatataatataatataatataatataatataatataatataatataatataatataatataatataatataatataatataatataataattgaattgaatttaaagtACTCACCTGTTTAAAGTTTGTAGGCATTGTCTGGTTACTCATTTATGATGGTTCATGGTTCATGGTTAGTGTTGCGGATAGCAGAAAAAGCAACCCCCACTGTACCTGAGTGAATTGACATTTCCAGTGCATTACCTCCTGGTTCCACAGCTGAGGTGGAGtcacacactactaaacacaaTTCCCCTTCAGTAAAAAGGCTCTGTGTCATTCTAAGTTTTCACCACAAGAAGACACAGAAGGAAGatctaacagagagagagaaggaggtggCCTAATGCTGGACCATAAATCTCCATATTCTGATCTTAtgtatttgattattttgcttTCTTTGATGGTAATTGTAGAAAATATTGCGAAATAGAttaatgattttaatatttaaaatattaatatttttaaaatattaatatttaaaaaaaaatatttaaaaatatttaaaatttgtaAACGCTTATCCAAGATGTATAAACTTgtatttttatgttgttgtttttttgtaatatttatgttgtgcgataaaatattattatagtcTATTGTAAATAATGCTATAGTCTCTACCAGAGCCTCAAATTATTGGATATATCTACTATTATTAAGCTAATTTTTCAATTTTCTATGACTGATTCCCATATATTCTCTCAGCCATTCCCTGCTGTTCATTCATTTCCAATTTTAGAGACATTCCATCTGGCTTCCATCAGATTCTTCACAAAAACAGATTAATCAGGATTGAGAGATATGATGGACATGTGATAATCATGTGACCCTGgttatttaaaagcaaaaaaagaaactaGAAGAACAGTCTGGAACAAAcgtgaaaggaaaaaataaatgacagtgTGCAAGTGATGATATGCTTGGCAACGAAAATCAAGGACATATGTACACAAACATGCAGACATGTGAAGCCATCTGTCTATTACACAGTCCATAACaatacatatgtatgtgtgtgtgtgctttgtaaTTTTAGCACTATCCATGCATTTTATGTAACTGTCAGCCATTTTTAAAGAGTAcacattaatttaattacatggTGGAACGTTTTAGGggttgttaaatattttttaaacattattttgttttggtaATTGTAGAAAATATTGCGAAATAGAttaatgattttaatatttaaaatattaatattttgatattaaaatttgtaatttaaacaataaattacaataaacaatacaataaaCTACAAACTACAATAAACTTgtatttttatgttgttgtttttttgtaatatttatgttgtgcgataaaatattattatagattaataaatattaatataaatattattatcaaCCAATAAAGGTTGAGTCACATCAGTTATGGCCTGTTTGGAGTATTGGATGATTGTatgatttgtatatttgtgatattaatatttttattggtTTGCACACATTTAACTTAACCAAttttgattaatttcagctTTAGTTTAGGTATTTTTTAATGgtatgtttataataaattattttttttattattattatttcagagtTCACTTCATCCTGGCAAGCTTGAATTTTTTGGTCATAAGTTTGCTGTACTGTATGCCTAGTCATACATGACTGCATACAATGCAGGCACATGGCCAAAAATGGAAGTGatcatatatattcatttaatattgCATCAACATGCAGAAGTGTATATTCATTGATAGGTACAAATGTATATAACCATTAACTACATATGAACAATTTTCATTGTACATACTgcaaaaaaactatttaattaatttcttacacacatttgtttaaaaGCCTAAATAACAATTGTGTAGCCCTCACCAAGTAAAAACAAATAACCTGTCaggtgacaaaaataaaaattattaaataaataaataaataaataaataaataaataacaacaaatttCAACATGTAATAATTTTTCCCCAAAAGTAAACCAATATTTAGAATCCAGGGGAAAAAGATTTAGACCCTTTCTACATTCACAGTCATTAAGAGACTTAATATCCAGGTTTTACTAATAAATACAGAGGTTGAGTTAATCATCAGTATATGCAACTACCTCTATAAAAGCAGCTTGGAGCATtgagatgtgtgtttacatcaggGCAAGAAGAAAGGACATCAGCCAAGGTCTCTGAGAAGTAATTGTTGCTGTTCATCACTCTGGTAAGGATTAGAAAAACTCTCTCACAGCAATTTAAAATTCAAGGTATTATTTTAATCCAATTTGTTTCCTATTTACTGGATCATTTCAGATCTACACCACCCCTTTCTAACTGGGATTGAGCTCAGCTCTGTATTGAGGTATTTACATGAAGACTTTTCCATCTGATTACCAACAAATTATTTAACATACTGAGTGAAAAGGATTATTTACAGCCTACAAAACAATGCTCATTTTCCCAGGAGTGGGTGTTTCGGCAAATTCAGTCCATGGTCAGACATTAAACATTTACGTTCATTAAAAATTGCATATTTAACACTTAGCTATGTTTAGAAGTTAAAGCTGCTGTTTATGTAGCAATGCAgtcaaaaaaaaagtacaggGTCTGTTCAATTTCTATCTTAAGAACAGAATGCTCAAATTAACTGTTAGAGAtcatcattatttacatttaactttTGAAAGACTATGCCATCTGGTTGCTCTATCCATTTTTATTGTGGTGTTATTTGATATCCCATGTTCCTCCAGTTTTAGCTTGATCTGAAAAACAAGATATGCaatttattaatgtataatCCAGAATATAGACATTAAAATCTTGTGAGATTTGCATGGTACTGAGACTGTATACAACATTCTAACTGCAACAAAGACCATGTGCCTCATGTTGCACATGATGTAAGTGGGGATTGTGTACTAGAGGACTGAGGATTTGTCTCACCATCTGTAAGATTGTTGCCTTCATTGCAGAATCATTCACATCCTGATTCGATTTAATCTTCATTCttatggtttgtttttttgtaaaatctGAAGGCAGAAATGcatataaacattaaacattgaaACTGGTGAAAAATATGGGCCCAATTTGGTTGTTAGCTTACCTCTGAGACAGAAGAAAGGCTTTATTTGAGAGCATGCTGCAGCATTAACcaggccattaaaaaaatgaccacAATTATCATATGTACCTGCACCACCTGGTTTTCCTGTCACCCAACTAAAGGTAGAGAATGTACTCTGGTCTACCCACTTCCAGGTGTCTCTGGACAGACCAATCCAAGCATTACCAGAGACTTTTCCTTTTATCAGTGTATTTTCCTCTATGGTTGTAACACTGGCCAGGTCTGTGTGATATTGCCTGCAGTAACTCTGAGCATTAGAAAAAGACTTAGAAGTAGAAATAACAATGTATCTGCTGGACCCAGTGTTCCTGTCTGTCAAAATTAAAAACACACGATTAATTATTGAttcaaaaattaaaatgtaaacaggTTGTTTAATTAAAAGCATTCACATTTTACTGACATTTTTTAATTGGTCAGGCATTATACATGTTAATccctgtattttatatataatcagGACTAATGAAATAAAGTGTAGATCATGGTATATATTGATATTTGAACTGaacaaatgtatatttttttctatgtgTCTATGgaattgaaaaaatattttcagatcTGCAGTTTCACAGAGATCATACTATTTGCTGTTTTTGAAAGCATTATTGTTTCAAATTCCCTTGCCTGACCACCAAGGGTGGTGAAATTCACCTGGATATCTTATGCACGTGTGCACACAAGCTGAGAGCTTTTGATAAAGTCAGAAATTAATGTTTGACACAGTTTGCAGTAAATACTGCTGACATAAAGCCACCTTTTCCATTTTGTCTATTTGTATTTCAGAATTTAAAATTTCtgaacaataaatacaaatttaaaacattaaaatatcagattttatgtaaattaggTCAAACTTCAATCCTCCTAGACTCTTTTGGACACTTTTAAATCAATATCACCAATCACAGTTATCTGCCAATGCATCAAAACTTTTATGTTGTACTAAACTTTCTGATTTTCTACAGTGATGTTAAACACATGATACTTAGTACATGCCATTGGAAGGTCTCAGAATGTGTGTCACAAAAGGTAGCTAGGTGATATTTGCTGTCTGGATTTTATTAAACTAACAGTATTTTGTCTAGTGTCTCCTTTTGAAGTACAGGTCCAGCTGTTTTTTAAGCTAGTTAACATTTAAGCacattcaggttttttttttaatacatcctTCCTTTCctaataaatgaaaaagtgaATTTATTGTTTCTCACCATCAAAGCACACAAAGGGAAATGCtgctgtacaaaaataatcaaaccAACAGCTTGGCTTTATCCCACCACAAGCTTCCATTGCATAGGTCGGCTCACCGGCACACCAATTTGTCACATTTCCGAGTGGCTGGTTTCCCAGGGACCAGCGCCAGCTATTAACATCATTGTAATAGCCAATCCAAGCACTGGAAGTCAATTGTTGCTTCTGTACCTCATTTTGAAGCTTGACCATGTCATCACTGACTCCAGCAATAGCCAGGTCAATGTATTTGGCTTGGCAGTAAGTCCGAGCATCATTCCAATTTTTCCCCTGTTGGACTAGGATGTACTCATACGGTACAGACAAGACGAAAAGGAAGACTTCTGTAGATGACAGATtagaataatattttttttaacattaggtctgttaaaaataaatctgttagcttctttatttaatctgtgtttttcagtgtggaagatgtttgactttttttttttactaaagagaaaaaaaaatatgaaacaattttattttcctataaaaatTACGGTTTATTTTGCCTGTGGCATTAGGTCATGTATCAATCATTTTATGAATCTTGGTGTGTAAATAGTTGTGTAAACCAGGCTGAACCAAAGATCTTTGTCAGTTTTTATAAAGGAAACACTTCATACTTTCATGTGTATATTGGTAAATGTTAATCACCTTTAAAGTACAGAGCATGTTCCCATGAtagttcatttgtgtttatttgaattTCAACTTCATATTGCATGTAAATAGTGAAATAAAAGGAGGAGAAAGCTAAGCAGGTATTCATGGACACCAAACGCATACAGGGGAAATGTTTTACAACTATTTTTAAGTGTCCCAGGAACAAAGGCTAGAAGTCTCTCAAATTCTTGCACAGCATTAAAAGTAGATGATTTGACAATAGGAATTCATTAATAAGGTAGTATTAGTCTTCACAAAAATAGTCAATTAGTTACAGCTATGCACATACCAGTATGTCCTTCTTTTATTTGATGGCTTTTTTTGACTTAGTTGAATGACTAGTATTAGTTGGCTGATTTAACCAATCTGCTTGGTTTGGAATAAAACCCTGCAGCCACAGCAGACCTTTTGCacttaaaattataaaatttaaatCAACACACTAGCCATCTAAGCATTTTTGTCTGTGTAGCAAAAAAGCATGAGTTGGCTATTCTCAATAGTTACAGAGATTTCCCCCTCACCTGTGAGAGACAAAAGTTGAAACATGCGATTCCCCATAACTGATGTGGCACTGAGGAAATAaggaaaatgaaatataaatattttgagATGCCATAGCATAGTCTCATTTAAGCAAGAATGTGATGGCATCAAACATCACTTAAGTAAGTTTAACATAACACAGAGAAACAGGAATGTACTAGCGTAAACTGTTAAAGATAACAATTGTCTGTACTGGTCAAATGAATCCACTAAAtacaaaaattataaaatatagtcACTTACTCTGAAGTACtctagagaaaataaaaaaggaccTCTGAATCATCAGTACTACTAATTCTGACAAGTTTAGCTGGCATTATATAAGACAGCTCTCATGCAAAACATCTTCCATTCCTCCCCATATGACAGTTTGGAGCTTCAATCTGATTGGCCAACAGTAGTTTAAATGCTAAATTGTTAAGTAGCACAGCTGGAGCTTTTTCTGATTGAGAAAATGTCCCAATGATTCTAATCCTAATTTCATGTGGCCAGATCTTAATGTGTTTCATACCAGcttcaaaaatgaaaaaactttttttttttttttttttttttaattctgcaaTTTCATTTTTGTAGGGTTTATTAGATCTTGAGTTGAATTCAAGATTTTTGATAGTGTATCTAAACATGAAACAGCAAAGTAAATAATCTCTAGTGAGGCTATGGAAAGGCAGtcataaaaaacagaaatcaatgTTTTTAATCTGTCTGAATGGGAATAATAGCATTAATACTGTTCTATTTTGCATGGACTATTAAGTGACTACATATAAAttgcatatacac
This portion of the Hemibagrus wyckioides isolate EC202008001 linkage group LG29, SWU_Hwy_1.0, whole genome shotgun sequence genome encodes:
- the LOC131349331 gene encoding putative C-type lectin domain family 20 member A, producing the protein MGNRMFQLLSLTEVFLFVLSVPYEYILVQQGKNWNDARTYCQAKYIDLAIAGVSDDMVKLQNEVQKQQLTSSAWIGYYNDVNSWRWSLGNQPLGNVTNWCAGEPTYAMEACGGIKPSCWFDYFCTAAFPFVCFDDRNTGSSRYIVISTSKSFSNAQSYCRQYHTDLASVTTIEENTLIKGKVSGNAWIGLSRDTWKWVDQSTFSTFSWVTGKPGGAGTYDNCGHFFNGLVNAAACSQIKPFFCLRDFTKKQTIRMKIKSNQDVNDSAMKATILQMIKLKLEEHGISNNTTIKMDRATRWHSLSKVKCK